Proteins encoded together in one Macadamia integrifolia cultivar HAES 741 chromosome 8, SCU_Mint_v3, whole genome shotgun sequence window:
- the LOC122085548 gene encoding PLAT domain-containing protein 2-like yields the protein MVSCRFRSLIFHAFFLSFTATVAPNSATTTSNSEDCVYTLYVKTGSIIKSGTDSKISVEIEDEFGDRVQVNDVEEWGMMGPNHEYFEWGNLDIFTGRGPCMGTRICRLNLTSDGTGQHHGWYCDYLQVTSTGAHQGCSKTIFEVQQWLATDAPPYRLSAVLDGCGQQKLGITTDQTTLVVKNDHSNDFQMNDHHMPGGSDAPFEINDHHIPCGSDASFKTNDPHTPGGSDAAL from the exons ATGGTGAGTTGCCGATTTCGTTCCCTCATCTTTCATGCATTCTTTCTGTCTTTCACGGCCACCGTCGCACCCAACTCGGCCACCACGACGTCTAATTCG GAAGATTGCGTGTACACGCTATACGTGAAGACGGGATCCATCATAAAGTCAGGGACAGACTCGAAGATCAGTGTGGAGATAGAAGACGAGTTCGGGGATCGGGTTCAGGTAAATGACGTGGAGGAGTGGGGGATGATGGGGCCCAACCACGAGTACTTCGAGTGGGGTAATCTTGACATCTTCACCGGTAGAGGTCCCTGTATGGGGACGCGTATCTGCCGTCTCAACCTCACATCGGACGGCACTGGACAACACCACGGCTGGTACTGTGATTACTTGCAAGTCACGTCGACTGGGGCCCACCAGGGTTGCAGCAAGACTATCTTCGAAGTGCAGCAGTGGCTGGCTACCGACGCTCCACCTTATCGTCTCTCAGCTGTCCTGGACGGTTGTGGGCAACAGAAGCTTGGAATAACTACTGATCAGACGACTCTCGTTGTTAAGAATGATCACAGCAATGATTTCCAGATGAACGATCACCATATGCCCGGTGGATCTGATGCTCCTTTCGAGATAAACGATCACCACATTCCTTGTGGATCTGATGCTTCTTTTAAGACGAATGATCCCCATACGCCTGGTGGATCTGATGCTGCTCTATAA
- the LOC122086045 gene encoding malate dehydrogenase-like isoform X1, with product MESMEYEYIQLLQKILVVSVSLYLFRKIIKHMASFMNVEKEPLKVLVTGAAGQIGYALVPMIARGEMLGPDQPVILHMLDIEPAMEALNGVKMELIDAAFPLLKGVVATTNAVEACEDVNIAIMVGGFPRKEGMERKDVMSKNVSIYKAQASALEKHAAPNCKVLVVANPANTNALILKEFAPSIPEKNISCLTRLDHNRALGQISERLNVDVSYVKNVIIWGNHSSTQYPDMNHATVITSSGEKSVRELVADDQWLKTEFITTVQQRGAAIIKAQKLSSALSAASAACDHIRDWVLGTPKGTWVSMGVYSDGSYGIPSGLIYSFPVTCEKGEWSIVQGLKIDEFSREKMDATANELIEERSLAHSCLN from the exons ATGGAATCAATGGAGTACGAGTACATTCAATTGCTTCAAAAGATTCTGGTGGTCTCTGTTTCTCTTTATCTCTTTCGGAAGATTATCAAGCATATGGCTAGTTTCATGAATGTTGAAAAAGAACCCTTGAAGGTCCTTGTCACTGGTGCTGCAG GGCAAATAGGCTATGCTCTTGTTCCTATGATTGCCAGGGGAGAGATGTTGGGGCCAGATCAGCCTGTTATTCTGCATATGCTTGATATTGAACCTGCTATGGAGGCCTTGAATGGGGTAAAAATGGAGTTGATCGATGCTGCGTTTCCCCTCCTCAAAG GTGTTGTTGCCACCACAAATGCTGTTGAGGCTTGTGAAGATGTCAACATAGCAATTATGGTTGGTGGGTTTCCTAGGAAAGAGGGAATGGAAAGGAAAGATGTGATGTCTAAAAATGTATCCATTTACAAAGCTCAAGCTTCAGCTTTGGAGAAGCATGCAGCTCCCAACTGCAAG GTGCTAGTTGTTGCCAATCCAGCCAACACAAACGCACTCATCCTAAAAGAATTTGCCCCTTCAATCCCTGAGAAAAATATCTCATGTCTTACGCGGCTTGATCATAATAGGGCTCTTGGGCAAATCTCAGAGAGGCTGAATGTAGATGTCAGTTATGTGAAAAATGTCATCATATGGGGTAACCACTCTTCAACTCAATATCCTGACATGAATCATGCAACTGTCATTACTAGCAGTGGAGAAAAATCTGTCAGAGAACTTGTTGCCGATGATCAATG GCTGAAGACTGAGTTCATCACCACTGTTCAGCAGCGAGGTGCAGCCATCATCAAAGCCCAAAAACTCTCAAGTGCATTGTCTGCTGCCAGTGCTGCCTGTGATCATATACGTGATTGGGTTCTTGGCACCCCTAAG GGGACATGGGTATCTATGGGAGTTTACTCAGATGGGTCTTATGGGATCCCATCTGGCCTTATCTACTCCTTCCCTGTTACTTGTGAGAAAGGAGAATGGTCAATTGTGCAGG GTCTCAAGATCGACGAGTTTTCAAGGGAAAAGATGGATGCCACAGCAAACGAGCTCATTGAGGAGAGATCTTTAGCTCATTCATGCCTTAATTGA
- the LOC122086045 gene encoding malate dehydrogenase-like isoform X2 — protein MIARGEMLGPDQPVILHMLDIEPAMEALNGVKMELIDAAFPLLKGVVATTNAVEACEDVNIAIMVGGFPRKEGMERKDVMSKNVSIYKAQASALEKHAAPNCKVLVVANPANTNALILKEFAPSIPEKNISCLTRLDHNRALGQISERLNVDVSYVKNVIIWGNHSSTQYPDMNHATVITSSGEKSVRELVADDQWLKTEFITTVQQRGAAIIKAQKLSSALSAASAACDHIRDWVLGTPKGTWVSMGVYSDGSYGIPSGLIYSFPVTCEKGEWSIVQGLKIDEFSREKMDATANELIEERSLAHSCLN, from the exons ATGATTGCCAGGGGAGAGATGTTGGGGCCAGATCAGCCTGTTATTCTGCATATGCTTGATATTGAACCTGCTATGGAGGCCTTGAATGGGGTAAAAATGGAGTTGATCGATGCTGCGTTTCCCCTCCTCAAAG GTGTTGTTGCCACCACAAATGCTGTTGAGGCTTGTGAAGATGTCAACATAGCAATTATGGTTGGTGGGTTTCCTAGGAAAGAGGGAATGGAAAGGAAAGATGTGATGTCTAAAAATGTATCCATTTACAAAGCTCAAGCTTCAGCTTTGGAGAAGCATGCAGCTCCCAACTGCAAG GTGCTAGTTGTTGCCAATCCAGCCAACACAAACGCACTCATCCTAAAAGAATTTGCCCCTTCAATCCCTGAGAAAAATATCTCATGTCTTACGCGGCTTGATCATAATAGGGCTCTTGGGCAAATCTCAGAGAGGCTGAATGTAGATGTCAGTTATGTGAAAAATGTCATCATATGGGGTAACCACTCTTCAACTCAATATCCTGACATGAATCATGCAACTGTCATTACTAGCAGTGGAGAAAAATCTGTCAGAGAACTTGTTGCCGATGATCAATG GCTGAAGACTGAGTTCATCACCACTGTTCAGCAGCGAGGTGCAGCCATCATCAAAGCCCAAAAACTCTCAAGTGCATTGTCTGCTGCCAGTGCTGCCTGTGATCATATACGTGATTGGGTTCTTGGCACCCCTAAG GGGACATGGGTATCTATGGGAGTTTACTCAGATGGGTCTTATGGGATCCCATCTGGCCTTATCTACTCCTTCCCTGTTACTTGTGAGAAAGGAGAATGGTCAATTGTGCAGG GTCTCAAGATCGACGAGTTTTCAAGGGAAAAGATGGATGCCACAGCAAACGAGCTCATTGAGGAGAGATCTTTAGCTCATTCATGCCTTAATTGA